Within the Solwaraspora sp. WMMA2056 genome, the region CAGTGCGACCGCGAGAATCGGCAGGTGGACGGCCCGGTCGGCGAGCCAGCCGGGATCGTCCGGCGGGGTGTGCAGACCGGCGACGGCGGTGCCGCCGGCGATCCACAGTGCGATGAACGTCGTCGCCAGCAGCACCGGTTGGTGCCACAGGTAGATGCCCATCGCGTGCCGGTTCACCGCCGCGACCGGCGTCCACCACCGGGCGGTGGTGTCGATCCGGCCCCGCAGGCACCTCAGGGCCAGCGCCGCCGCCCCGAGTTGCGCGCAGACCAGGGCCAGGGTCGCCAGCGACGGCGGGTCAAGGTTCGACCGGACCTGCCCCGGCAGGCCCACCGCACTGGTCGGGTACCCGCCGACCAGGGTCAGCGCGAGTAGCACCGCCACCCCGCCGACGAGCAGGCCGACGGCGTACCGGGCCGGCGGCGGACCGTACCCGGCCATCAGCCCGCCAGCGAGGTACGGCAGGACCCAGGCGGCGACGACGGCCAGCATCGGCGGCAGGTGACCGGCGTCGGCGGCGACGACGATGGTGACCGCCGCCGTCAGGGCTGGCGTGACCGTCACGAAGGCCCGCTCCGGGCTGCGCCGTATGCCGCGCAGCAGCGGGCCGCACAGCGCCCGCAGGAACAGCAGCACGACGAGGAACCACAACGGACTGACCGCCAGCTTCGCGACGGTCACCAGGCTGCCGGTGGGTGCACCGGCGAGGTAGCCGACGACCAGCGCGAGTGTCAGGCCGGCGGCGAACCCCAGCAACGGGCCGCGCAGCGTACGCAGCCATCCGCCGCTCGACCAGCCGCGCCCGCTCGACCCTTCGGGCCCGCCGGGTCGGTCCGCCCCGCCGGGGCGCGGTCCGCTGCTGCGGGCGGCGGCGAATCCGGCGGCGAAGAACAGCAGCCCCAGGGTCTGCGGCAGCCAGGACAGCGGATGCAGCCAGGTCATGTCGATCAACGGACTGTCGACGTGCAGCAGTCCGTCGCCGGTGAGCACCAGGGCGGTCACCCACCAGTGGCCGGCGACGATCCCGATGATGGCGAGCGCTCGGACCAGATCGACGACCGGCTCCCGCAGTGGCCGCGCCGGGTCCGCTGGCACCGTCGTCGGCGCGGTGGCTTCCGGCGGTACCGTCAGCTTCATCGTCTGCGCCGTGCTCATCGGGCCACCGCCGTGAGCCGCGTGCCGGACCGGGTCGGGTCGTCGGCGAGCAGATCGGCGAGGGCGTCCAGGGTGCCGCTGCCGGGCCGCAGGTAGCCGTCGTGGCCGTCGACGCCGTCGGTCGGCAACGACCGGGCCCCGAACGTCGGGCCCGCCGGAGGCGTCCCGTGCCCGAATCCGGCCCACCGTACCGACGGCACCCGCCGGATCCAGTCGTCGACGGCGGTGGCGTGCCAGACCTCGGCGCGGGTGCCGAGATCGGCGACGTGCTCCCGGCCCATCCCGGGAGCTCCGAGCGCGACGAGGTCGGTGACGCAGCCGTCGAGCCGTGGCGCGGCCAACCCGGCCACGATCGCGCCGTAGCTGTGTCCGACCACCACGACGGTTGCTTCCGGTTGCCGCCGGCACAACTCGGCGACGAACCCGACCAGCGCGGCCGCGCCGGCCTCGGCGCGGTCGGAGCGCAGCGCCGCCGGTCCGAACCCCTCCGGCGGGTCGTAACCGAGCCAGGCGACGACGGCGGTACGCGTCTCGCGCTGCTGCGCCGCCCCGTACAGCACCCGGGCCTGCACCGTCGGCGCACGGTGGGTGACGCCGCCGAGGCCCCGGTCGAACGTGGCCAGGGTGTTGTCCGTTCCGGGGATCAGCACCGCGATCCGCCGGGCGGTCGACAGGTCGCCGACGGCCTCGACGGCGGTGCCGTCACCGGTGATGTCGAACTCGAGGAACTGCCGTCCGGTGGTGTCCGGCCACAGGTCGGTCTGCCCGGCCGGGGCGGTGGCCAGTGCGGCACCGCACATCGTTGCGAGGGCGATCAGACGGATACGCATACCGACGAGCCTGCGGTCGGGGTGTGGTCACCCGCGTCGTGCCACGGAGCCAGCTTCGGCGTCGTACCCGAGGGCTATTCGCCGGCGGTGACCAGACCCGACTCGTAGGCGACGACGACCGCCTGTGCCCGGTCCCGGACACCGAGTTTGCTGAGGATCCGTCCAACGTGGGTCTTGACCGTCTGCTCGGCCACGACCAGGTCGGCGGCGATCTCACCGTTGGACCGGCCCCGGGCGATCAACCGCAGCACCTCGGTCTCCCGGTCGGTCAGCGAGGTCAGCGACACCGGGCGGGGACGGTGCTGTCCGGGGCGCGTGGCGAACTCGGCGATCAGCCGGCGGGTGACCGACGGTGACAACAGCCCGTCGCCGGCGGCCACCACCCGTACGGCGTTGACCAGGTCGGCCGCCGGCGCGTCCTTGAGCAGGAAGCCGCTGGCCCCGGCCCGCAGTGCTTCGTAGACGTAGTCGTCGAGGTCGAACGTGGTGAGGATCAGCACCCGGGGCGGTTCCTCGCGGGACCGCCCGTCGAGCAGTTGGCGGGTGGCAGCGATCCCGTCCAGCACCGGCATCCGGACATCCATCAGGACCACGTCGGGGTCGAGGCGGCGGGCCGCGCTGACCGCGTCGGCGCCGTTGGCGGCGTCACCGACCACCACCAGGTCCGGTTGGGCACCGAGCAGAGCACCGAAACCCTGCCGGACCATCGCCTGGTCGTCGGCGATCAACACTTTGATCATGTCGTCCTTCGCTCGTCGCCAGCACGCTACCCGGTGGGCCGGTCCGGGTCGGCTCCGCCATCGGCGTCAGCACCGGTGGCGCCGTCGACGGTGGTGTCGCCGGCTGCGGTGTCGGTCGGGCGGTACGGCAACCAGGCGGTGACCACGAAGCTGGACCGGCCGTCCGGACCGGCGGAGAATCTACCGCCCAGCAGCTCGGCCCGTTCCCGCATCCCGATCAGCCCGTGCCCCCCGGTAGAGCCTTCCTGGCCGGCGGCCAGCTGAGCGGGCCCGTTGCTGACCCGTACCACCAGACGCGCGACCGTGGTCCGCAGCTCGACCCGGACCTTCGCCCCGGGTGCGTGCCGGCCGGCGTTGGTCAACGCCTCCTGCACGATCCGGTAGGCCGCCAACCCGACCGGTTCGGCCACGGCGAGCGTGGCCAGGTGCGGGTCCGCCGCCAACTCGACGTCGAGCCCGGCCCGGCGGGCGGAGTCGACCATCTCGGCGACGTCGGCCAGCCCAGGTTGTGGGCTGCGCTGGGCCCGTTCCGTCTCGCTGCGCAGCACCCCGAGCAGCCGGCGCATGTCGGCGAGCGCGGCGCGGGCGGCACCGGCGATCGCGGTGAACTCGTCGTGGGTCGGCGCGGTCAGCCCGGCCAGCCGGTACGGCGCGGTCTCCGCCTGCACGGCGATCATCGACATGTGGTGGGCGACGACGTCGTGCATCTCCCGGGCGATCCGGGCCCGTTCCTCCAGCACCGCCCGCCGCTGCCGCTCCTGCTGGGTGACGACGGTCTGGCTGGCCAGCGCGTGCTGACTGACCCGCCGCCGGCGTACCTGGTCGGCGACCGCGATGACCAGCGCGATGAGTCCGACCAGCAGATAACTGCCGTCCGAGCCGGTGAACACGAGTACGGGCAGTGCGGTCACCGCCCCGGCCGTCGCCGAGACCCGCAGCTCGGCTCGCAGGCCCAGCACCGCCAGCACGCACAGCAGAGCCAGGAACTGGAACGGACTCCACGGGAATCCGAACGGATACCAGACCATCCCGGGGAACAGCAGCAGGAACGCGATCTGCCAGGCCCGCAACGGCCGGAGATAGGCGAGCGCTGCCGGTGCGACGCTGACGAAGCCGAGGATCGGCCCGAGCGGTTTGGGCAGGTGGTCGGCCTCGTACAGGTCGAGCGCCGCGATGGCGCCGAGCAGGAGGAACAGCGCGAACGCGAGCCGCCGGCCGACGACCCGCCACCGGCCGGGTGGGGTGGTGGCGGGCGCCGGCGGATAGTCCGGCCCGGAGATCAGCTGACGCCACGTCTGCCGGACCTGCCCGATCGCACTGCCGTTCACCGCTGTCACCACCGCGAGGCTACGACCGGACCGACCAGGTGTCATGACACCGTGGGGCTAGTACCCCCGGGTTACTGCTTACCCGGCGGTAGCACCTAGTCTCCAAGCCGGATCATCCATGACAAGGGGGGAACGTGGCGCGCACCGTACTGGTCACCGGCGGTAACCGGGGAATCGGCCTGGCCATCGCGCAGGCGTTCGCGAAGCAGGGCGACCGGGTCGCGGTCACCTACCGGTCGAGCTTCGACGAGCAGTCCGGCCTGTTCGGCGTCCGCTGCGACGTCACCGACGCCGACTCCGTCGACCAGGCGTTCAGTGCGGTCGAAGCCGAACTCGGCCCGGTCGAGGTGCTGGTCGCCAACGCCGGCGTCACCGACGACACGCTGCTGCTGCGGATGTCCGAGGAGCAGTTCACCTCGGTGCTGGACACCAATCTGACCGGTGCGTACCGGTGCGCCAAGCGGGCCTCGACGAAGATGCTGCGGGCCCGGTGGGGCCGGCTGATCTTCATCTCGTCGGTGGTCGGCCTGCTCGGCTCACCCGGGCAGGTCAACTACGCGGCCAGCAAGGCCGGACTGGTCGGCATGGCTCGGTCGATCACCCGAGAGCTGGGTGCCCGCAACATCACCGCCAACGTGGTCGCCCCAGGCTACGTGGAGACCGACATGACCGCCGCGTTGCCGGAGGACCGCAAGGCCGAGTACCGCAAGGCGATCCCGGCGGGCCGGTTCGCCACCGCCGACGAGGTGGCCGCGGCGGTGACGTGGCTCGCCGGCGACGGTGCCAGTTACATCTCCGGGGCGGTCATCCCGGTCGACGGTGGCCTCGGCATGGGCCACTGACGCCGCCGTCGGGCTGAGCCCGAACCTCGCCGGCTCCGCCCATCGCATTCCGGCTCCATCGGCTTCACCTTCCGGCTCCATCGAGCATCGACCATCGAACGGAGAACCCTGTGTCCGCACTGCTGGCCGGTAAGCGGCTGCTCGTCACCGGTGTCATCACCGACCAGTCGATCGCCTTCTCGGTGGCCAAACTGGCCCAGGAGAACGGCGCCACCGTCGTGCTGACCGGGTTCGGCCGGATGTCCCTGGTCGAACGGATCGCCAAGCGGCTGCCCGCCGAGGCCCCGGTGATCGAACTGGACGTGACCAGCGCCGACCATCTCGCCGCCCTGCCCGACCGGGTCCGCGAGCACGTCGACGGTCTCGACGGGGTGGTGCACTCGATCGGGTTCGCCCCGCAGAGCTGCCTCGGCGGTGGATTCCTCGACGCGCCCTGGGAGGACGTGGCGACCGCGCTGCACGTCTCCACCTACTCGTACAAGTCGTTGGCGATGGCGGCGCTGCCGCTGATGCGCCCGGGTGGCGCGGTCGTCGGGCTCACCTTCGACGCCACTCTGGCCTGGCCGGTGTACGACTGGATGGGCGTGGCCAAGGCCGGCCTGGAGTCCGCCTCCCGCTACCTGGCGCTGCACCTGGGGCCGAAGGGCATCCGCAGCAACCTGGTCTCCGCCGGGCCGCTGCGCACGATGGCGGCCAAGTCGATCCCTGGCTTCGAGGCCTTCGAACACGCCTGGACCGAGCGGGCGCCGTTGGGCTGGGAGTTGACCGACCAGGAGCCGGCCGCGCGGGCCTGCCTGGCGCTGCTGTCGGACTGGTTCCCGGCGACCACCGGCGAGATCGTGCACGTCGACGGAGGTTTCCACGCCGTCGGGGCGTGACCGGCGAGGCTGACCGGCGGAGCGATCCGGGGTGCGCCGCCGACGGCGCGCCTCGGACCAGGAACAATGGCGTCATGGCGTACGACGCGTTGGTCCTGCTGTCGTTCGGCGGCCCGGAAGGGCCCGACGACGTGTTGCCGTTTCTGCACAACGTCACCCGGGGGCGCAACGTACCGCCGGAGCGGCTCGCCGAAGTCGCCGAGCACTACCAGCACTTCGGCGGGGTGTCGCCGATCAACCAGCAGTGCCGGGACCTGCTCGCCGGGATCCGGGCCGACTTCGCCGCGCACGGGATCGACCTACCGGTCTACTGGGGCAACCGGAACTGGCATCCGATGCTGGCCGACACGGTGGCCCGGATGCGCGACGACGGGGTGCGACACGCGCTCGCCTTCGCCACCAGCGCCTACGGCGGCTACTCGTCGTGTCGGCAGTACTGGGAGGACATCGCGGCGGCCCGGGCGGCGGTCGGCCCGGACGCCCCGGTGATCGACAAGCTGCGTCAGTTCCACGACCACCCCGGGTTCGTCCTGCCGCACGCCGAAGCGGTCCGGGCCGCGCTGGCCACCCTCGACCCGGCGGTACGCGAGCGCGCCCGGCTGGTGTTCACCGCCCACTCGATTCCGACCTCGATGGCCGCGGCGGCAGGGCCGGACGGTGGGCGCTACCAGGCCCAGCTGGCCGAGACCGCCCGGCTGGTCGCCGCCGAGG harbors:
- a CDS encoding acyltransferase family protein, translated to MSTAQTMKLTVPPEATAPTTVPADPARPLREPVVDLVRALAIIGIVAGHWWVTALVLTGDGLLHVDSPLIDMTWLHPLSWLPQTLGLLFFAAGFAAARSSGPRPGGADRPGGPEGSSGRGWSSGGWLRTLRGPLLGFAAGLTLALVVGYLAGAPTGSLVTVAKLAVSPLWFLVVLLFLRALCGPLLRGIRRSPERAFVTVTPALTAAVTIVVAADAGHLPPMLAVVAAWVLPYLAGGLMAGYGPPPARYAVGLLVGGVAVLLALTLVGGYPTSAVGLPGQVRSNLDPPSLATLALVCAQLGAAALALRCLRGRIDTTARWWTPVAAVNRHAMGIYLWHQPVLLATTFIALWIAGGTAVAGLHTPPDDPGWLADRAVHLPILAVALIVLLRIVPRRRPGCTLLPGSTPGRPVEVIAVRDSDPPSRRRVTGRAR
- a CDS encoding histidine kinase is translated as MTAVNGSAIGQVRQTWRQLISGPDYPPAPATTPPGRWRVVGRRLAFALFLLLGAIAALDLYEADHLPKPLGPILGFVSVAPAALAYLRPLRAWQIAFLLLFPGMVWYPFGFPWSPFQFLALLCVLAVLGLRAELRVSATAGAVTALPVLVFTGSDGSYLLVGLIALVIAVADQVRRRRVSQHALASQTVVTQQERQRRAVLEERARIAREMHDVVAHHMSMIAVQAETAPYRLAGLTAPTHDEFTAIAGAARAALADMRRLLGVLRSETERAQRSPQPGLADVAEMVDSARRAGLDVELAADPHLATLAVAEPVGLAAYRIVQEALTNAGRHAPGAKVRVELRTTVARLVVRVSNGPAQLAAGQEGSTGGHGLIGMRERAELLGGRFSAGPDGRSSFVVTAWLPYRPTDTAAGDTTVDGATGADADGGADPDRPTG
- a CDS encoding beta-ketoacyl-ACP reductase, encoding MARTVLVTGGNRGIGLAIAQAFAKQGDRVAVTYRSSFDEQSGLFGVRCDVTDADSVDQAFSAVEAELGPVEVLVANAGVTDDTLLLRMSEEQFTSVLDTNLTGAYRCAKRASTKMLRARWGRLIFISSVVGLLGSPGQVNYAASKAGLVGMARSITRELGARNITANVVAPGYVETDMTAALPEDRKAEYRKAIPAGRFATADEVAAAVTWLAGDGASYISGAVIPVDGGLGMGH
- a CDS encoding response regulator transcription factor → MIKVLIADDQAMVRQGFGALLGAQPDLVVVGDAANGADAVSAARRLDPDVVLMDVRMPVLDGIAATRQLLDGRSREEPPRVLILTTFDLDDYVYEALRAGASGFLLKDAPAADLVNAVRVVAAGDGLLSPSVTRRLIAEFATRPGQHRPRPVSLTSLTDRETEVLRLIARGRSNGEIAADLVVAEQTVKTHVGRILSKLGVRDRAQAVVVAYESGLVTAGE
- a CDS encoding alpha/beta hydrolase, whose protein sequence is MRIRLIALATMCGAALATAPAGQTDLWPDTTGRQFLEFDITGDGTAVEAVGDLSTARRIAVLIPGTDNTLATFDRGLGGVTHRAPTVQARVLYGAAQQRETRTAVVAWLGYDPPEGFGPAALRSDRAEAGAAALVGFVAELCRRQPEATVVVVGHSYGAIVAGLAAPRLDGCVTDLVALGAPGMGREHVADLGTRAEVWHATAVDDWIRRVPSVRWAGFGHGTPPAGPTFGARSLPTDGVDGHDGYLRPGSGTLDALADLLADDPTRSGTRLTAVAR
- the fabI gene encoding enoyl-ACP reductase FabI — encoded protein: MSALLAGKRLLVTGVITDQSIAFSVAKLAQENGATVVLTGFGRMSLVERIAKRLPAEAPVIELDVTSADHLAALPDRVREHVDGLDGVVHSIGFAPQSCLGGGFLDAPWEDVATALHVSTYSYKSLAMAALPLMRPGGAVVGLTFDATLAWPVYDWMGVAKAGLESASRYLALHLGPKGIRSNLVSAGPLRTMAAKSIPGFEAFEHAWTERAPLGWELTDQEPAARACLALLSDWFPATTGEIVHVDGGFHAVGA
- a CDS encoding ferrochelatase — protein: MAYDALVLLSFGGPEGPDDVLPFLHNVTRGRNVPPERLAEVAEHYQHFGGVSPINQQCRDLLAGIRADFAAHGIDLPVYWGNRNWHPMLADTVARMRDDGVRHALAFATSAYGGYSSCRQYWEDIAAARAAVGPDAPVIDKLRQFHDHPGFVLPHAEAVRAALATLDPAVRERARLVFTAHSIPTSMAAAAGPDGGRYQAQLAETARLVAAEAAPDLPYDLVWQSRSGPPQVPWLEPDVNDHLRDLAGQGVTAVVVSPVGFVSDHLEVVWDLDTEAAATAKELGLTYVRAGTPETHPAFVSMVRDLVRERLSPDGTVTRQRLGTLPVWDTCPVNCCTPATTPRRPS